In Metopolophium dirhodum isolate CAU chromosome 7, ASM1992520v1, whole genome shotgun sequence, one genomic interval encodes:
- the LOC132949677 gene encoding transcriptional activator protein Pur-beta-B isoform X3, with protein MSDRESGDDQPQSQRQASNGATGSDSGQQQQSNEQELATKMLQIQSKRFYLDVKQNRRGKFIKVAEIGADGRRSQIFLALSTAADFRDHLGTFSEFYSQLGPPNPDTVPEDGKLKSEMMIKDNRRYYLDLKENARGRFLRVSQTITRGGPRSQVAIPAQGMIEFRDNLTDLLDEFGTDDGGFKGDLPDGRHMRVDNKNFYFDVGQNNRGIYMRISEVKGNFRTAITVPEKSWSRFRDYFRDYCEKMAECNEKSTTATTSVPAESVSPQ; from the exons gtcAACAACAGCAAAGCAATGAGCAAGAACTGGCCACCAAAATGCTTCAAATACAATCAAAACGTTTTTACTTAGATGTTAAACAAAATAGAAGAGGAAAGTTTATAAAAGTCGCTgaa atTGGAGCTGATGGTAGAAGAAGTCAAATTTTTTTGGCTTTGTCGACTGCGGCCGATTTTAGAGATCATCTTGGTACTTTCAGCGAGTTCTATTCACAATTAG GACCGCCCAATCCAGACACCGTTCCTGAAGATGGAAAATTGAAGTCCGAAATGATGATCAAGGACAACCGTCGTTATTATTTAGACCTAAAGGAGAACGCTCGTGGAAGATTTCTTCGT GTCTCCCAGACCATAACTCGTGGTGGCCCACGTTCTCAAGTTGCTATCCCAGCGCAAGGGATGATTGAGTTCCGTGATAATTTGACGGATCTATTAGATGAATTTGGTACAGATGATGGTGGCTTCAAAGGTGACTTGCCTGATGGTCGTCACATGAGGGTTGAtaacaaaaatttttattttgatgttgGCCAAAATAATCGTGGCATTTACATGCGCATATCGGAG gttaAAGGAAACTTTAGAACGGCAATCACTGTGCCAGAAAAGTCATGGTCCCGCTTCCGCGATTATTTCAGGGACTATTGCGAAAAGATGGCTGAGTGCAACGAAAAAAGCACTACAGCAACAACTTCAGTGCCAGCTGAAAGTGTCAGTCCACAATAA
- the LOC132949677 gene encoding transcriptional activator protein Pur-beta-B isoform X1: MSDRESGDDQPQSQRQASNGATGSDSGQQQQSNEQELATKMLQIQSKRFYLDVKQNRRGKFIKVAEIGADGRRSQIFLALSTAADFRDHLGTFSEFYSQLGPPNPDTVPEDGKLKSEMMIKDNRRYYLDLKENARGRFLRVSQTITRGGPRSQVAIPAQGMIEFRDNLTDLLDEFGTDDGGFKGDLPDGRHMRVDNKNFYFDVGQNNRGIYMRISEVTTTVKGNFRTAITVPEKSWSRFRDYFRDYCEKMAECNEKSTTATTSVPAESVSPQ, translated from the exons gtcAACAACAGCAAAGCAATGAGCAAGAACTGGCCACCAAAATGCTTCAAATACAATCAAAACGTTTTTACTTAGATGTTAAACAAAATAGAAGAGGAAAGTTTATAAAAGTCGCTgaa atTGGAGCTGATGGTAGAAGAAGTCAAATTTTTTTGGCTTTGTCGACTGCGGCCGATTTTAGAGATCATCTTGGTACTTTCAGCGAGTTCTATTCACAATTAG GACCGCCCAATCCAGACACCGTTCCTGAAGATGGAAAATTGAAGTCCGAAATGATGATCAAGGACAACCGTCGTTATTATTTAGACCTAAAGGAGAACGCTCGTGGAAGATTTCTTCGT GTCTCCCAGACCATAACTCGTGGTGGCCCACGTTCTCAAGTTGCTATCCCAGCGCAAGGGATGATTGAGTTCCGTGATAATTTGACGGATCTATTAGATGAATTTGGTACAGATGATGGTGGCTTCAAAGGTGACTTGCCTGATGGTCGTCACATGAGGGTTGAtaacaaaaatttttattttgatgttgGCCAAAATAATCGTGGCATTTACATGCGCATATCGGAGGTAACAACTACG gttaAAGGAAACTTTAGAACGGCAATCACTGTGCCAGAAAAGTCATGGTCCCGCTTCCGCGATTATTTCAGGGACTATTGCGAAAAGATGGCTGAGTGCAACGAAAAAAGCACTACAGCAACAACTTCAGTGCCAGCTGAAAGTGTCAGTCCACAATAA
- the LOC132949677 gene encoding transcriptional activator protein Pur-beta-B isoform X2 — MSSGDARLSRRRGQASNGATGSDSGQQQQSNEQELATKMLQIQSKRFYLDVKQNRRGKFIKVAEIGADGRRSQIFLALSTAADFRDHLGTFSEFYSQLGPPNPDTVPEDGKLKSEMMIKDNRRYYLDLKENARGRFLRVSQTITRGGPRSQVAIPAQGMIEFRDNLTDLLDEFGTDDGGFKGDLPDGRHMRVDNKNFYFDVGQNNRGIYMRISEVTTTVKGNFRTAITVPEKSWSRFRDYFRDYCEKMAECNEKSTTATTSVPAESVSPQ; from the exons gtcAACAACAGCAAAGCAATGAGCAAGAACTGGCCACCAAAATGCTTCAAATACAATCAAAACGTTTTTACTTAGATGTTAAACAAAATAGAAGAGGAAAGTTTATAAAAGTCGCTgaa atTGGAGCTGATGGTAGAAGAAGTCAAATTTTTTTGGCTTTGTCGACTGCGGCCGATTTTAGAGATCATCTTGGTACTTTCAGCGAGTTCTATTCACAATTAG GACCGCCCAATCCAGACACCGTTCCTGAAGATGGAAAATTGAAGTCCGAAATGATGATCAAGGACAACCGTCGTTATTATTTAGACCTAAAGGAGAACGCTCGTGGAAGATTTCTTCGT GTCTCCCAGACCATAACTCGTGGTGGCCCACGTTCTCAAGTTGCTATCCCAGCGCAAGGGATGATTGAGTTCCGTGATAATTTGACGGATCTATTAGATGAATTTGGTACAGATGATGGTGGCTTCAAAGGTGACTTGCCTGATGGTCGTCACATGAGGGTTGAtaacaaaaatttttattttgatgttgGCCAAAATAATCGTGGCATTTACATGCGCATATCGGAGGTAACAACTACG gttaAAGGAAACTTTAGAACGGCAATCACTGTGCCAGAAAAGTCATGGTCCCGCTTCCGCGATTATTTCAGGGACTATTGCGAAAAGATGGCTGAGTGCAACGAAAAAAGCACTACAGCAACAACTTCAGTGCCAGCTGAAAGTGTCAGTCCACAATAA